A single genomic interval of Zingiber officinale cultivar Zhangliang chromosome 4A, Zo_v1.1, whole genome shotgun sequence harbors:
- the LOC121972787 gene encoding F-box/LRR-repeat protein At3g48880-like: protein LISLFPFRRLALGDLAVAVPFVCKSWYRASLDPSCWRRLNFRSLDFTPWSPFSRAFALRYRLHSPLSFSAFLRFALHRSRGVVDQLAFPLSSVVSIHDLAYASVKCLRLKALALPDNLMLEDDLRIPELVWRWKDLEHLEMETKPSSFLEAVAEIGRNCPRFVGLKVRGLIRREDAKAMARCLPELKHLELSKSYLTKDELLVVIGGCRKLETLTVKDCLGFQADDEILKLVSHIERFEHEGSTLVYSYTCSNIGSRSALQVSFFLSTLDP, encoded by the exons ctcatctccctcttccccttccgccGCCTCGCCCTCGGAGATCTCGCCGTCGCCGTCCCCTTCGTCTGCAAGTCCTGGTACCGCGCCTCCCTCGACCCTAGCTGCTGGCGCCGCCTCAACTTCCGCTCCCTCGATTTCACGCCCTGGAGCCCTTTCTCCCGCGCCTTTGCGCTCCGCTACCGCCTCCACTCCCCCCTCTCTTTCTCCGCCTTCCTCCGTTTCGCCCTCCACCGCTCCCGCGGCGTCGTCGACCAACTCGCCTTCCCCCTTTCCTCTGTCGTCTCCATCCACGACCTCGCCTATGCCTCTGTCAA ATGCCTGAGATTGAAGGCGCTGGCTTTGCCGGACAACCTGATGCTGGAGGACGACCTTCGAATCCCGGAGCTGGTGTGGCGGTGGAAGGATCTGGAGCATCTGGAGATGGAGACCAAGCCCTCCTCGTTCCTGGAGGCGGTCGCCGAGATCGGCCGTAACTGCCCGCGGTTCGTCGGGTTGAAGGTGCGCGGGCTAATCAGGCGCGAGGACGCCAAGGCCATGGCGCGGTGCCTGCCGGAACTGAAGCACCTAGAGTTGAGCAAGTCCTACTTGACCAAGGACGAGCTGTTGGTGGTCATCGGCGGCTGCCGGAAGCTGGAAACGTTGACCGTAAAGGATTGCCTCGGATTCCAGGCGGACGACGAGATTCTGAAGCTGGTGTCGCACATCGAGCGGTTCGAGCACGAGGGGTCGACGCTCGTATATTCTTACACCTGTTCGAACATTGGCAGTAGGTCCGCTTTAcaggtctctttctttttatctacTTTAGATCCGTAA